GCCGACTTATTTGCTTTTTGGAGAGAAAATCAACTCGTGAAAATTGATTTATTTTAGTTATATATAAATATAGCTAAAACCACATTTAATGTGTTTCCCGTCTTTTTATTAGACTTATTTTTATTTATAAAAATATCTTAATTATCTTGTATTTATAAGTATTTTAAATTTTTAAAATACTTATCTTCCCCATTTTCTGTCAAATCTTATCTTTAAACTTTAAGTACCTTTTTGTTTGCTTTAACGGATCATAACCCAATAAAATGCCTAATATAAAATCTTCTTCAGGAGTATATTTATTAAGAGCTTTGTTATTGAACATTTTTATTGTTTCCACACACTCTTTTTCTCCGAAAAATAAATTTATTTTATCACCATTTATTTCTTGTATGTGATAAGTAACATCGTTTTTTTCCAGTTTTCTTACCATATCATTAACAGCTTCAATAGGTGCTGTATGTAATACTAAATGTCTTAGTCCTTTTTCCAACTCGTATAAATGATGGGCAAAAAGTTCATAATTATACTTTATAAAACTTTTTTTAACTCCGTCGTCCATGCTTCTATCCTTTCATCAGTTAAATCCGATTGGTTTACTTCATCAATAGCTAAACCTAAAAATTTGGAATTTTTAACTGCTCTGGACTCACCAAAATCATATCCGTCTATATCAGTTTCTCCTACTAATGTCACTCCGGAATTTTGAATTTCTTCATGTATAATTGCTATTCCGTCTATGAATGTATCAGCAAAAGTCACTTGATCTCCCGTTCCGAAATATGCTACTTTCTTACCGTTTAAATCAAGACTGGATAATGAATCTAATGCCGTCTGCCAATCATCCTGTAAATCTCCGAATCCCCAAGTCGAAGTTCCTAAGATTAAAACATCATAATCTCCCAGTTTATCTTCATTACCTGAAATATTATATACTTCAACTCCATCGAGTTTTTCAGCTATTCTGTTAGCAATATCTTCTGTAACTCCTGTTGTTGAACCATAAAAAATACCAATTTTTGACATGTCTCTTTCCTCCCATTATATAAGTTTACACTCTTATATAAATATACCACATTTTATTTTGATTGTCAAACTTTTCGTGTGACAAATTTTATTTTTTTATATCTTTTTTATCTGTG
The sequence above is drawn from the Leptotrichia sp. OH3620_COT-345 genome and encodes:
- a CDS encoding DUF2023 family protein, with translation MDDGVKKSFIKYNYELFAHHLYELEKGLRHLVLHTAPIEAVNDMVRKLEKNDVTYHIQEINGDKINLFFGEKECVETIKMFNNKALNKYTPEEDFILGILLGYDPLKQTKRYLKFKDKI
- a CDS encoding flavodoxin, with the protein product MSKIGIFYGSTTGVTEDIANRIAEKLDGVEVYNISGNEDKLGDYDVLILGTSTWGFGDLQDDWQTALDSLSSLDLNGKKVAYFGTGDQVTFADTFIDGIAIIHEEIQNSGVTLVGETDIDGYDFGESRAVKNSKFLGLAIDEVNQSDLTDERIEAWTTELKKVL